CACACCATGATGATCGTGCGGGTTGCGGTCGGGGTCGCCGGGGCTGCCGGGGTGGTGGACGCGACGGTGGTGCCGTCGCTGTCGCTGCCGCACGCGGCCAGCAGGATGCCGAGCGCGAGCGGGGTAATGAAGGTCTTTGCTAACCTCACGAGAATCTCCTGGTCAGAATCGGAAGTACGCGATCGATGGGATCGGGTCGCGCACAGGATCGTCCAGGGGAGTGACAGGTTCGTGACAAAAATGGCAATGGCCACGTTCTGTTACAAAGTTAATGTCCCGGTAATGTTAGTGGCCGCTCACGGCAAATCAGTAGGTTAGCGTAACCAGCGACACCGCCTGCCGCGGCAACTGCATCCTGACCGTGGCGGTGCCGTCCCGCGTCGCCACCGTCGTCGCCTCCACTTGTGCCAACTCGCTTGCCTTTTGCAACTCGGCTATCTGCGGTGCCGTCGGATGCGCTGGGGAGCCCATGCGCTTCCAGGCGGCGTACGAATTGCTGTGGTCCTGGTCGATGCGGTAATGCCGCAGTTGCACCTGTTTGGCGGGAATGCCGGCGATGCGAAGCTCGACGGGGGAGCCGGCGTCGATGACGTCGTCGTCGTGGTAATTCCAGACCATGACGGCGATATGGTGCGCGTCCTTCGCCGCCAGCGCGTCGATGTCGGTGCGCGCGCCGCGCACGCCGGCGGCCTGGATGCGCGCCGCGTCGTAGGCCTGGTCGCCCGTCACCGCCACGCGGTCGCCGCGCATCATGCCGAGCATGCGGAACACGTTCAGCACCGGCTTGTTGACGCCGTTGGTCGCCAGGTCGCGGAAGCCCGCGAACCAGGGCTGGTCCTCGAATTCGAACGACCAGTTCACCGCGCCGATCAGGTTGACGCCGCGCCGTGCGGCCAGGTCGTACTCGCGCGCGATCGAGGCGGCCGTGTAGCTCGCGTACAGCGTGCCGTTGCGGTAGGCGTTTTCCGGATTGGTCTGCATGCCGCAGGCGGCGCAGCCTTCCGGGTCGGATTCGCCGATGATGACGGGGATGTTTTTCAATTCCGGATGTTGTTCGACGAGCGCGAAGCCTTCGTCGAGGTGGCGGAAATGCGTGTCCATGCCCATCCGCACGACGCCGTCGACCACCTTCGGCGCGCCCTTGGCGTGGAAGGCGACGAAGTCCAGCGGCGTGCCGGTCTTGCCGGTCGCGTAGTTGGTCTCGTGCAGGCAGTGGCGCAGGAAGTCGTCCATGAAGCGCCCCGCGACGGCCGTGTGCGGACCGCCGATGCGCGCCGTCGGCAGCGCGCGTTTCACCGCATCGGCCGCGTAGTCGTACATCTTGAAGTATTCATGTTTAACGTCGGGCGCGATCAGGTAGAAGCCGTCCGGCTCGTTCCACACTTCCCAATACCAGCTCTCGACTTCCTTCTGCCCGTAGCGCGCGACGCTGTGCTTGACCCATTGGTAGATCAGCTCCGACCACTTGCCGTAGTCCTTCGGCGGCGTGGCCCAGCCGGTCATGATCTCCTGGTAGGGCGTGCCGGGCTTCCAGTGATGGCGATACGGCTGCGGGCGCTGCGACAGCGCTTCCGGCATGAAGCCGATCTGCGCCAGCGGCTTCATGCCGCGTTCGATATACGTGTCGAAGATGCGGTCGACGATGGTCCAGTCGTAGACCGGCCTGCCGTCCCTGTCTTCGCTGTACATATTCGTCGAGCCCCATTTGAGCGCGTAGCTGCCGTCGCCGGACGTCATGAGGTTGTGCGCGCGGACGTACACCGGGACCGGGCTCAGGGCGGCGATGTCGCTCAGCAGCTTTTTACCGTTAGGCGCCGTCGTGTAATTCGGTTCGTCGTAGCCGAACCAGGCCCAGATCGGCGTCATGGGACCCTTGACCTGCGCGGCGTCGATGGCGAGTTTGACGGGGGACGGCGTCGTGGATTGGGCAACGCACAGCGGCGCCGCGGCCGCAAGGAGGAGGGCGGCGAGATGTCTCTTCATTTTTTGTTCTCGTGGATCGGACCGATGGCATGATGCTAGGCTGAACCACGGCGAGCGTCCAATGACGGATTGTGCGCCGGTCATACCGAATCGGATATCACCTGAAGGGATTGCCCATGAAGCTGCGCTACCACGTCGTGTCGTACTGCCTTATCGCGTCCGCGCTGCCGGCTGCCGCGCAGACGCAGCAGATCCGGGTGCAGGGCCGCAACGTGCTGGTCCACGTGCCCGCCGGGTATGATCCAGGCCGTCCTGCGCCGCTGGTGCTGGCTTTTCATGGCGGCGGCGGCAGTGCGGGCTTCATGGCCGACGATAGCCGATACGGCCTGCAACGCCAGGCCGACCAGGGCGGATTCATCGTCGCCTTCCCCAACGGCGCGAGCAGGCTGCCCGGCGGCCGGTTGGCGACCTGGAACGCGGGTGCGTGCTGCGGCTACGCGCGCGACCAGGACAGCGACGACGTCGGCTTTGCACGCGCCGTCGTCAACGCGATCGAGGCGCGCTATGCCGTCGATGCCGGCCGCGTGTTCGCAACGGGAATGAGCAATGGCGGCATGTTCGCCCACCGTCTTGCGTGCGAGGCGGCGGACGTGTTCCGGGCCGTCGCCTCGGTCGCAGGCACCGATGCCACCACGCGTTGCAGCCCGTCGCGTCCCGTCTCCGTGCTCCATATCCACGCCCGCGACGACGACCACGTGCGGTTCGATGGCGGTGCCGGTCCCGGTGCATTCCGCGACCCGCATAGCGTGATGGATTTTATGTCGGTGCCGGAGACGATTGCGCGCTGGGTCCAGCGCGACCAGTGCAGCGGCGGCCCGCAGCGTGTGCTGCAAGTGCCGGGCGCCTGGTGCGACGCCTACAGGAATTGCGCCGGCGGCGCCCAGGTCCAACTCTGCGTGACGGACACCGGCGGCCATTCGTGGCCTGGCGCCGACCGCGTACGACCGGGCAAGGAAGCGGCATCGACGGCGCTGGACGCGAGCGCGGCGATATGGCGGTTCTTCGATAGCCAGCCGCCGCGTCCCGCCGGGGCGCCGCGCTGATCAGCTCTTGCGAACGAATTCCGACTTCAGGCTCATCGCGCCGAAGCCGTCGATCTTGCAGTCGAGGTCGTGATCGCCGTCGACGAGGCGGATGTTCTTGACCTTGGTGCCTTGCTTGACGACGCCGCCGCCGCCTTTCAGCTTGAGGTCCTTGATAACGGTGACGGTGTCGCCGTCCTGCAGCACGTTGCCGGCCGCGTCGCGCCACACGCGCGCCGCCTCGTCCGCGGCCGCTGCGGCCTTGACCGGCCATTCATGCGCGCATTCGGGGCAGACGTAGTTGCCCGAGCCGTCCTCGTAGGTCAGCGCCGAACCGCAGGCGGGGCAGGGGGGAAAGGTCGTCATGACGCCATGCCTTTACTCGTTGGTCTGGTTGGACGCGGCAGCCGCCCTGGCCCGCGCGATGTGCAGTTTTTTGTAGCTGTCGATCAGGCGGTGGTGCCTGTCGAGGCCTTCCAGCTTCATGCTCGTCGGCGTCAAGCCGAAGAAGCGCACGCTGCCGTCGACCGAGCCCAGCACGGCGTCCATCCGGGGATTGCCATACATCCGGCGGAAATTGACCACGTAATCGTCCAGTTCCAGGTCGTCATCGAGCACCACTTCCAGCACGACATTCAAGGCCTGATAAAACAATCGGCGCTCGACGGTATTGTCGTTGTACTGCAGGAAGGCGCCCACCAGATCGTGCGCATCCTCGAATTGCCGCAAGGCGAGGTGAATCAGCAGTTTCAACTCGAGAACGGTCAGTTGTCCCCACTCCGTATTCTCGTCAAATTCGATGCCGATCAGGGTGGCGATGTCGGAATACTCATCCAGTTCATTGTTCTCCAGACGCTCGAGCAGCGCGGCCAGGGCCGCATCGTCCAGGCGATGCAGGTTCAGGATATCGGCGCGGAACAATAATGCCTTGTTGGTGTTATCCCAGACCAGATCCTCGACCGGGTAGATTTCCGAATAGCCGGGCACCAAAATCCGGCAGGCGACGGCGCCCAGCTGGTCGTACACCGCCATGTACACTTCCTTGCCCATGTCTTCGAGAATGCCGAGCAAGGTCGCGGCCTCCTCGGCATTGGCATTTTCGCCCTGGGCAGTAAAGTCCCACTCGACGAAATCGAAATCGGCTTTGGCGCTGAAGAATCGCCACGACACCACGCCGCTGGAATCGATGAAGTGCTCGACAAAGTTATTGGGCTCAGTCACGGCATTGCTGGCAAAGGTCGGCTGAGGCAAATCGTTCAGGCCTTCGAAACTGCGGCCTTGCATCAATTCCGTCAGGCTCCGCTCCAGCGCCACTTCGAAGCTGGGGTGCGCGCCGAACGAGGCAAAGACACCGCCCGTCTTCGGGTTCATCAAGGTAACGCACATGACCGGATAGGTGCCGCCCAGCGACGCGTCCTTGACCAGCACCGGAAAACCCTGCTCTTCCAAGCCCTGAATGCCGGCCAGGATGCCAGGGTATTTCGCCAGCACGTCGTGCGGCACATCGGGCAGTGCCAGTTCACCTTCCAGAATTTCGCGCTTGACCGCCCGTTCGAAGATTTCGGAGAGGCATTGCACCTGCGCTTCGGCCAGCGTATTGCCGGCACTCATGCCATTGCTGGCATACAGGTTTTCGATCAGGTTCGATGGAAAATACACGACCTCGCCGTCCGAATGCCGCACGTACGGAAGCGACACGATGCCGCGCTCCACATTGCCCGAGTTGGTGTCGACCAGGTGCGAGCCACGCAGCTCGCCGTCGGGATCGTAAATGTCCAGGCAATACGCGTCGAGAATCCCGGCCGGCAGCGCGTCGTCGGGACCAGGCTGGAACCAGCGTTCGTCCGGGTAATGCACGAACGGCGCGTTGGCGATGTCCTCGCCCCAGAAGGCGCCGGCATAGAAATGGTTGTTGCTCAGGCGCTCGATATACTCGCCCAAGGCCGACGCCAGCGCGCTTTCCTTGGTCGATCCCTTGCCGTTGGTGAAACACATCGGCGAATGCGCGTCGCGGATGTGCAGCGACCAGACGTTCGGCACGATATTGCGCCACGACGCGATTTCGATCTTGATGCCCAAGCTCGCCAACAAGCCCGACATATTCGCGATCGTCTGCTCCAGGGGCAGATCCTTGCCCGGGATATAGGTACGCGATCCGGCATCCGGCTGTAATGTCAGCAATGCCTGGGCATCGGCGTCGAGATTCTCGACCTCTTCGATGACGAACTCGGGGCCGGTCTGCACCACCTTTTTCACCGTGCAGCGGTCGATGGAGCGCAAAATGCCCTGGCGGTCTTTGTCGGAAATATCCGGCGGCAGCTCGACCTGGATCTTGAAAATCTGCTGGTAACGGTTTTCCGGATCGACAATATTATTCTGCGACAGCCGGATATTTTCGGTCGGAATATTGCGGGTGTCGCAATACAGCTTCACAAAATATGCCGCGCACAAAGCCGACGAGGCCAGAAAATAATCGAAAGGGCCCGGCGCCGAGCCATCGCCTTTATAGCGGATCGGCTGGTCGGCCACCACCGTGAAATCATCGAACTTGGCTTCAAGACGGAGCTTATCGAGAAAGTTGACTTTAATTTCCATGGAGGAATTCCAAATAGGACGCTGGCTGGACAGGTGGACGATTTGACCGGGGCTGGACCGAATGCAAAGTTCGGACGCTGGAAACAGAAACGCCAACCAGTGAGGGTCGGCGTTGTGTGAGGCATGTTCTTGGTGGCCCGGGGCGGAATCGAACCACCGACACAAGGATTTTCAATCCTCTGCTCTACCAACTGAGCTACCAGGCCAAGGCGGCGCAGTATAGCACGGGTTACGCGAAATCCATAATTTTTGTGTAGGCGCTCAGTTCTGCCGGCCGGCGGCCCGTTCCTCGTGCTGGCGGTCGAGCGCCAGGCGCAGCTCCTTGCGGGCCTTGGCTTCCTCGTAGCGGCGCTGCTCGTCCGGCCCGAACGGGCGCAGCGGCGGGACGGGGACCGGTTGCTTGTCGTCGCCCACGGCCACCATCGTGAAGAAGCAGCTGTTCACGTGGCGCACCTGCTGCGTGCGGATGTTCTCGGCCACGACCTTGATGCCGATTTCCATCGACGTGCGGCCCGTGTAGTTCACGGCGGCCAGGAACGTCACCAGCTCGCCCACGTGGATGGGCTGGCGGAACGTCACCTGGTCGACGCTCATCGTCACGACATAGGTGCCGGCATAGCGGCTGGCGCAAGCGTAGGCCACCTGGTCGAGCAGTTTCAGGATGTTCCCGCCGTGCACGTTACCGGAAAAATTCGCGGTATCCGGGGTCATCAGGACCGTCATGGTGAGTTGGTGGGCAGGCAGGTTCATGGCGTCATGCGTAAAGATGAAGGATAGGGACGATGTTGCCTGAGAAACCCATTTGCGGCAACCGCCCCCTGCTGACGGTCGGTTCCGGATCGGCGGAACGCGCGATGGAGCCGGTGCGCTTGGCGGCGACCGAGGTGTTCAGGAGCCAGCCGGCCATCAGGCGCTCCTTGACGAGCGGCCGTTGGGTGAGTGCCTGGGTGTCGTCCGACAGGACTTGCAGGCGCCGGACGGCGATGGCCGTCGCGAGGAACGATCGCGCGACGACGACAGCGAACGCGAACCGGAGCTGGTTGCGCACGCTGGAGGTGGCGGATGGTTTCATGGGGTTCCTTGGTTTCTCGGAAGCAAGAGCCAATGAAAATCGTATCGGGGCCGGTCCACCTTGAGGCGACTCAGGACAGTGCGTTATATGTCGGTTCGCCTATCCGGCGCGGGTGAGCTACGATGCGCGGATGGCTATTCTTCTTGTCCCCGGCTTCATGGCCGACGAAACCTTGTGGGACGACATGGTGCCGGCGCTGGCGCGCTTCGGCCCGGTCGTCCATGCCGACCTGCGCCACGACACGTCGGTCGAGGCGATGGCGCGCCGCGTGCTCGAGACGGCGCCAGCAAACTTCCTGCTCGTGGGGTTTTCGATGGGCGGCTACGTCGCCCGCGCGATCGCGCGCCAGGCGCCCGACCGCGTGCAGGCGCTCGTGCTGATCTCGACGTCCACCCGCGGCGACACGGCCGCACTGCAACGGCGCAAGGGCGCGATCGGGAACGCGGCGCCGTCCATCGCGTTCAGTGGCCTGAGCCGCACGGCTGTCGCCACGTCGCTGCATCCGAAGCAGCGCGACAACGAGGCGCTGATCGAGCGGATCCGCGCGATGGGCATGCGTCTCGGCGGCGACGTGTTCCGGCGCCAGTCGCTGCTGGACCGGCCGGGCGACCTCGCACGGTCCGGCGAGATCCGCTGCCCGACACTCGTCGTGGCGGCCGCGGACGACCAGCTGCGCAGCCTGGCGGAAGCGCAGGAGATGACGGCCGCCATCCCCGGCGCCACGCTGGCCGTCATCGAGGACACGGGCCACATGATCCCGATCGAGGCGCCGCAGCGCCTGTTGGACGTAATCGTGCCGTGGCTCGCGGCGCAGGCCGACGGCTAGCCCTGCCAGGGCGTGAACAGGATCCCGCTCGCGATCAGCTCCGCCACCGCATCCTTGTTCTCGGCGCTTTCGCTGAACGCGGCCAGCACGTCCGACAGGCCCGCCTGCCTGTTGTCGAGGACGTGCAGCCAGTAGTCGTATCCCGCCTGTTCCGGCGTGCGGTGCAGCACGTTGTGGTACAGCCGGCTCACGATGTCGGCATTGCTCGCGCCGCCGTACATGTCGTTGAATTCCTTCGACGTCGAGAAGCCCGCCGCCAGGTCTTGCACGGACGAGCCCTTGTCCATCGCGCCGATCCAGAAGCCGAGGCCGGGCAGGTCCGGCGTGCGGTCGAAGGCGGCGCGGTAGAAGCGGTAGGCTTGGCCGGCGGCGCCGTCCGTGTCTGTTTGTAATGTCCAGAAACCCTTTAAAATGAAAGACTTAATGTGATTTTTGGTGAGAATCCGGAATGAAAAGCGGGCCACAGCAATGCCGTCCGGCCCGTCGGTATGAACGTCTTATGCTTTGTTCTGCAACCGGCGAATCGCCTCCGCCACTCCCTGGCCATACGCCGGATCCGCTTTCAGGAAGTGCCCGATCTGGCGATCCTGGGTAGCAGCGTCCGCACCGGACAGCGACCCGGCGATGTTGTCGATCAGGTTGCGCCTGCCTTCGTCGGTCAGCAGACGGAACAGGTTGCCGGCCTGCGTGAAGTGATCGTCGATGGCGCGGGTGTCGTAGCGCCCCGCGGCGCCTTCCAGCTGCCAGCCGGCGTCGCCGTGGCCGAACCCGCCGGCGGCGGGGATGTCGGCGCGGACCGGATCATAGTTCGCGGCCGCGCCGCCGTTGGCGATCGCCATCGCGCCGTCGCGCTGCTGGTTGTGGAACGGGCAGCGCGGGCGGTTCACCGGCAGATGCTGGTGGTTCGTGCCGACGCGGTACAGCTGGGCGTCGTGGTAGGCGAACAGGCGCGCCTGCAGCATCTTGTCCGGGCTGTAGCCCATGCCTGGCACGATGTTCGACGGCGACAGGGCGGCCTGCTCGACGTCGGCATGGTAGTTGTCCGGATTGCGGTTCAGTTCCAGGATGCCGACCGGGAGGCGCGGGAATTCGCCCTGCGGCCACACCTTGGTCAGATCGAACGCGTCCCAGCCTGTCTTCGCTTCCCAGGCGGCGCGCTGCGCGTCGTCCATGACCTGGATCTCCACGCTCCAGCGCGGGAAGTCGCCCTTGGCGATGGCGTTGAACAGGTCGCGCTGGGCGTAGTCCGGATCGACGCCGGCCAGGCGCTGCGCTTCGCTTGCGGTCAGGTTTTTGATGCCCTGCAAGGTCTTAAAGTGCCACTTGACCCACACACGTTCGCCCGCGTCATTGATCAGGCTATAGGTGTGGCTGCCGAAGCCGTCCATGTGGCGGTAGCCGTCCGGAGTGCCACGGTCGGAGAACAGGATCGTCACCTGGTGCAGGCTTTCCGGCGCACGGCTCCAGAAGTCCCACACGTTTTGCGCGGATTTCAGGTTGGTTTGCGGGTCGCGCTTCTGGGTGTGGATGAAGTCGGGGAACTTGATGCCGTCCTTCAGGAAGAACGTCGGCGTGTTGTTGCCCACCAGATCCCAGTTGCCTTCCTCGGTGTAGAAGCGCACGGCGAAACCGCGCGGATCGCGTTCCGTGTCGGCCGAACCCTTTTCGCCGCCGACGGTGGAGAAACGCAGGAACGTCTCCGTCTGCTTGCCGACGGCCGCGAACAGCTTGGCCTTCGTGAACTTGCTGATGTCGTGGGTGACGGTGAAGGTGCCGTAGGCCCCCGATCCTTTCGCGTGCACGACGCGCTCGGGGATGCGTTCGCGGTTGAAATGCTGCAGTTTCTCGATCAGGTGGAAGTCCTGCAGCAGCACGGGGCCGCGCGGGCCGGCCGTGATCGAATTCTGGTTGTCGTCGACGGGGATGCCGGAGGCGGTGGTCAAATGGGTCATGGCGGCTCTCTCAATGGTTAGGCTATCGATGATTTAAATTCGATAGCCGAGGTCTATTCGTGACCATGGTAGAGCCTGACTGGCATTCGTGCAAACTATCTGTTTATATGGATCTAATAGAAAAAACAAATCGTTATGCCGCAGCTGATTAAACACCGGGGTCAGAGCCCGATTTTGAGAAATTTCCCAAAATCGGGCTCTGACCCCGGTTTGCGTTAGATCAGGCTCAGCTTGACGTCAATATTGCCGCGGGTTGCGTTCGAGTACGGGCACACGATGTGGGCCGACTCCACCAGGTCCTGCGCCACGGCGCGGTCCAGGCCCGGCAGGCTCACGGCCAGTTCCACGGCCAGGCCGAAACCGTTGGGGATCGGCCCGATCGAGACGCTGGCGTCGATCGCTGCGTCGGCCGGCACGGCCACTTTCTTCTGGCCGGCGACGAATTTGATCGCGCCCATGAAGCAGGCCGAGTAGCCTGCAGCGAACAGTTGTTCCGGGTTGGTGGCGTCGCCTTTGCCGCCCATTTCTTTCGGCGGAGCCAGTTTCACTTCCAGCAGGCCGTCGTCGCTGCGGGATTGGCCTTCGCGGCCGCCGGTCGTGTGTGCCTTGGCGGTGTACAGGACTTTATCGAGTTTGGTGGTCATCGCATTACCTTTCAGTGGTTGAGTTCGTACTGCACATAAATCGCTTTTACGTCGCGCCGGCGAGCTTGTCGCGCATGGCCTTGATCTCGCCGACGAGTCTTACCAGTTCTTGCACGTCGCAACCGGTGGCGCCCAGGATGCACGCCGGGATGCCGGCCGCTTGTTCCTTCAGCGCCCGCGCCCGGCCGGTCAGCCGGATCACGACGCGGCGTTCGTCCGCCGGATCGCGGGAGCGGTCGACCAGGCCTTGCGCCTCGAGCCGCTTCAGCAGCGGGGTCAATGTCCCGGAATCGAGGTACAGCCGCTCGCCGATGTCCGACACCGTGAGGCCGTCGCGCTCCCACAGCACCAGCAGCACCAGGTACTGCGGATACGTCACGCCCAGCTTGTCCAGATGCGGCTTGTACACCTTCGTCATCGCCAGCGATGCCGAGTGGAGTGCGAAGCACAACTGGTTGTCGAGCAGGAGAGCAGCGTTTGCGTCGTTCGTTTCCATGGGGTGAACTATAGCGCGCAATCCAATTGCGCACAATATGTTATTTTTTATGAAGCCTATAGCCGGAATCAATTAACGTGGAGCGCCGAACACTTGCGTCCAGTACGCGGTGCGGTTGCGGTTCTGCGGATTGATCGCGTAGGCCGCGCCCATTTCCGTGAAGGCGGGATTCATGATGTTGGCGCAGTGGCCCGGGCTGTCCAGCCACGATGCGACGGCTTCGTCGACCGTGCGCTGGCCCGACGCGATGTTCTCGCCCACGCGCACCCAACGGTAGCCGGCGGCCGTCGCGCGGTCGGCGGGCAGGCTGCCGTCCGGCTGCTTGTGATTGAAATAGTGTTTCTGCGCCATGTCGGTGCTGTGTGCGAGCGCGGCCTGGCCCAGCAGCGGGTTCCACTTGAGCGGTCCGGCGGGGCCGAACGCCTGTGTCCCGCACGTGCGCGGCCGGGCGCGCGCGGCGTTCACGAGCGCGAGGATGTCTTGTCCCGCATCCGGCCAGTCCGGCAGCGGGGGAATCACGACGGGCTGCGCCAGTACGACTTGCCACTCGTTGCCGATGTGCGCCGTGCCGATCGCGGTGAATGCCGCGGCACGCAGCGTGCGGCAATATGTTTGGCCGATGACTTCCATCGCCGCGCGCGCGTCCGGCGGCCCCGTGACCGTGATCGCTTCGGCATGCGCCGCTTCGTAGCCGGCGTTCCGCAAGGCCGACTCGAGAAAGGTGCCGGGACCGATGCGGATACGGGACAGCGCCGGCTCGACGGCCAGCGGCCCGGCAGCCGCGGCGGGCCGGCCGTCGCAATCGCCGGGTGCGGCACGCCAGGCATTGATGAGGTTGGCGAGCTCGTCCGCGTGCGCGGGCGCGGCGGCCGCGGCCAGCACGGCGATGAACGGGACGAGGCGGATGAAGTCGGGCATGGCATGGTAGATGGGGATGCCCTTGGCACCGGGCAAGGGTGCTTTGGCACCGCAAGCCTACACAACCGTGGACACCATGAGCTGGACGGCATCCTTGCCGCCACGCCGGTCGACACGTGGAAGTCGTACTTCACGTTCGAGCGCGATGATTTCGCGCGCGGCCGGCACCGCACGCGGGGTCCGGAACCGGGCCGAGCGGAACCGCCAAGTCGCCGCCGGCTCGACACCGCATGCGATGACACTGAACAAGCCGTTCAATCGCATCGGGTATTCGGATCCGGACCGGCCGGATCTCGAGGGCCGGCCATGGCGGCGCACCATCCACCGCGGCGCCCATGCACAGCCCTGCGCGAACCTGGCCGACGCGTGGTCCCGCTACCATGTCTACGACGCGTTCGGCGTGAAGCCGGGCGACAGGATGTACCTGGCGCCGGGGCAGCGCGTCGTCTTCTGGTCAGCGCAACCGCCGGTAGGGTGGACGGCTGCGCCACTCCGGCGGCTTGTCGCAGACCCTCGAGCCGTCCGCGCGGCGATACGCGGCAGCCGCGTGGCCGCGCACGCGAAAGAGGGCGGCCCCTCAATGACGTAGCGCCATCGCGGCGGCCATCTGGTCCGGCCGGTCGGGGCGGAAGGCGCGCTCGGCCGGCGCCGTGTCGAACAGCGCCTCGACACGGACGAATTTACCGTCGCGCATGGTGAAGACATGGACCCACGGGCTGTCGTAGCTGCGCCCGGTGGACTTGACCAGCCACGTGGCCTCGCCGAGGACCACGACCTTGTCGTTTTCCGCGATGACGTCCTTGATGACGAAGCGCGTGGGCTGCATGGCCGCGCCCAGTTCCGAGAAGAAGCGCGCGACTTCCGCCTTGCCATGGAAGCTGCCGGCGAAGGGCAGGGCTTCCGCGTCGGGGCCGATCCACACGGCGTCGTCGTGTGCGTAGGCCATCATGGCGGGAATGTCGCCGTTCTGAAACAGCCGGTAGCCTTCCATGACGATCCGTTTGTTGTCTTGTGCGTCCATGTCCCTCTCCGTGTGGTTGTCGCGCGGCGAAGCCGCTTCATGCAGCCTAGCCCTCCGGAGCGGGAAGTCAAGCGTGGTCGGTGACTTTTGGTTGTCGTAAGCGGGGCCGCTGGGCATTACAATCAGGACATCACCCTGAAGGAATAGCCCATGCGTCTGATCTGCTTCGCCACCTTGTTCTCGCTGGCCGTCGTCCCGGCCGCCCACGCCCAATCGCAAGTGAAAATCGGCAGCGCGTCGCCGCTGTCCGGCCCCAGCGCGCACCAGGGCAAGGACATCGAGAACGGCGCCCGCCTGGCGATCGACGACTTGAATGCGCAGGGGGCGGCGATTGGCGGCAAGAAGGTCAAGTGGGTCTTGCTGGCGGAGGACGACGGCAGCGATCCGAAGCTCGGCACGGCCGTCGCGCAAAAACTCGTCGATGCCGGCGTCGTCGCCGTCGTCGGGCACCTGAATTCCGGCACGACGGTGCCGGCCTCGAAGATCTACAACAGCGCCGGCATCCCGCAGATCTCGCCGGCCGCCACCACGCCGCTGTACACGCACCAGGGCTACAAGACGGCATTTCGCATCGTCGCCAACGACGACCTCGTGGGCCGCGTGCTCGCGAATTATTCGATCAACACCCTGAAGGCGAAAAAGATCGCCATCATCGACGACCGCACCGCGTTCGGCCAGGGCCTGGCCGACCAGTTCGCGAAGGACGTCAAGCGGATTGGCGGCGCGGAGATCGT
This genomic stretch from Massilia putida harbors:
- a CDS encoding GH39 family glycosyl hydrolase encodes the protein MKRHLAALLLAAAAPLCVAQSTTPSPVKLAIDAAQVKGPMTPIWAWFGYDEPNYTTAPNGKKLLSDIAALSPVPVYVRAHNLMTSGDGSYALKWGSTNMYSEDRDGRPVYDWTIVDRIFDTYIERGMKPLAQIGFMPEALSQRPQPYRHHWKPGTPYQEIMTGWATPPKDYGKWSELIYQWVKHSVARYGQKEVESWYWEVWNEPDGFYLIAPDVKHEYFKMYDYAADAVKRALPTARIGGPHTAVAGRFMDDFLRHCLHETNYATGKTGTPLDFVAFHAKGAPKVVDGVVRMGMDTHFRHLDEGFALVEQHPELKNIPVIIGESDPEGCAACGMQTNPENAYRNGTLYASYTAASIAREYDLAARRGVNLIGAVNWSFEFEDQPWFAGFRDLATNGVNKPVLNVFRMLGMMRGDRVAVTGDQAYDAARIQAAGVRGARTDIDALAAKDAHHIAVMVWNYHDDDVIDAGSPVELRIAGIPAKQVQLRHYRIDQDHSNSYAAWKRMGSPAHPTAPQIAELQKASELAQVEATTVATRDGTATVRMQLPRQAVSLVTLTY
- a CDS encoding extracellular catalytic domain type 1 short-chain-length polyhydroxyalkanoate depolymerase, producing the protein MKLRYHVVSYCLIASALPAAAQTQQIRVQGRNVLVHVPAGYDPGRPAPLVLAFHGGGGSAGFMADDSRYGLQRQADQGGFIVAFPNGASRLPGGRLATWNAGACCGYARDQDSDDVGFARAVVNAIEARYAVDAGRVFATGMSNGGMFAHRLACEAADVFRAVASVAGTDATTRCSPSRPVSVLHIHARDDDHVRFDGGAGPGAFRDPHSVMDFMSVPETIARWVQRDQCSGGPQRVLQVPGAWCDAYRNCAGGAQVQLCVTDTGGHSWPGADRVRPGKEAASTALDASAAIWRFFDSQPPRPAGAPR
- a CDS encoding zinc ribbon domain-containing protein YjdM codes for the protein MTTFPPCPACGSALTYEDGSGNYVCPECAHEWPVKAAAAADEAARVWRDAAGNVLQDGDTVTVIKDLKLKGGGGVVKQGTKVKNIRLVDGDHDLDCKIDGFGAMSLKSEFVRKS
- a CDS encoding OsmC domain/YcaO domain-containing protein, with amino-acid sequence MEIKVNFLDKLRLEAKFDDFTVVADQPIRYKGDGSAPGPFDYFLASSALCAAYFVKLYCDTRNIPTENIRLSQNNIVDPENRYQQIFKIQVELPPDISDKDRQGILRSIDRCTVKKVVQTGPEFVIEEVENLDADAQALLTLQPDAGSRTYIPGKDLPLEQTIANMSGLLASLGIKIEIASWRNIVPNVWSLHIRDAHSPMCFTNGKGSTKESALASALGEYIERLSNNHFYAGAFWGEDIANAPFVHYPDERWFQPGPDDALPAGILDAYCLDIYDPDGELRGSHLVDTNSGNVERGIVSLPYVRHSDGEVVYFPSNLIENLYASNGMSAGNTLAEAQVQCLSEIFERAVKREILEGELALPDVPHDVLAKYPGILAGIQGLEEQGFPVLVKDASLGGTYPVMCVTLMNPKTGGVFASFGAHPSFEVALERSLTELMQGRSFEGLNDLPQPTFASNAVTEPNNFVEHFIDSSGVVSWRFFSAKADFDFVEWDFTAQGENANAEEAATLLGILEDMGKEVYMAVYDQLGAVACRILVPGYSEIYPVEDLVWDNTNKALLFRADILNLHRLDDAALAALLERLENNELDEYSDIATLIGIEFDENTEWGQLTVLELKLLIHLALRQFEDAHDLVGAFLQYNDNTVERRLFYQALNVVLEVVLDDDLELDDYVVNFRRMYGNPRMDAVLGSVDGSVRFFGLTPTSMKLEGLDRHHRLIDSYKKLHIARARAAAASNQTNE
- a CDS encoding acyl-CoA thioesterase, translating into MNLPAHQLTMTVLMTPDTANFSGNVHGGNILKLLDQVAYACASRYAGTYVVTMSVDQVTFRQPIHVGELVTFLAAVNYTGRTSMEIGIKVVAENIRTQQVRHVNSCFFTMVAVGDDKQPVPVPPLRPFGPDEQRRYEEAKARKELRLALDRQHEERAAGRQN
- a CDS encoding alpha/beta fold hydrolase, which encodes MAILLVPGFMADETLWDDMVPALARFGPVVHADLRHDTSVEAMARRVLETAPANFLLVGFSMGGYVARAIARQAPDRVQALVLISTSTRGDTAALQRRKGAIGNAAPSIAFSGLSRTAVATSLHPKQRDNEALIERIRAMGMRLGGDVFRRQSLLDRPGDLARSGEIRCPTLVVAAADDQLRSLAEAQEMTAAIPGATLAVIEDTGHMIPIEAPQRLLDVIVPWLAAQADG
- a CDS encoding DUF4214 domain-containing protein; the encoded protein is MARFSFRILTKNHIKSFILKGFWTLQTDTDGAAGQAYRFYRAAFDRTPDLPGLGFWIGAMDKGSSVQDLAAGFSTSKEFNDMYGGASNADIVSRLYHNVLHRTPEQAGYDYWLHVLDNRQAGLSDVLAAFSESAENKDAVAELIASGILFTPWQG